Proteins encoded in a region of the Limibacillus halophilus genome:
- the hemA gene encoding glutamyl-tRNA reductase — protein MAGSRHGKDLLLIGIDYRSAPEVLRDRLFQDEISTEEGLGALAAAGLKAAVLIATCERIDVILPAEQREDEQAARRWLASLAGAESRRLGDSLYRLSGEEALLHLWRIAASLESAMPGEPQVLGQVRKAERLAEEAGLLSPPLVEAFQAAFAAAKRVRSETALGERAVTMASAALQVARDLHGKLDSCRLLLLGLGEGLELFVGPFQSVGVQQVLVCHPNGPRADAAALRLGAHARRWEEREQALAEAEIVITGMASAHYSLEPDLLRRVIKARRHRPILVIDGGVPGDVNPSAGELEDIFLYDFDDLEGLALAGQSRRRLALEDAKTILAEELERWRLRLSGRETAALLREAEIGLRALEADALSAGEGSAVSLLRQQLLERLTAMARGLGRQQPEERAALERLIKGLFSARYDDEKE, from the coding sequence GTGGCCGGCTCACGGCATGGCAAAGATTTGCTGCTGATCGGAATCGATTACCGATCCGCGCCGGAGGTCCTGCGTGATCGCCTGTTCCAGGATGAGATTTCAACGGAAGAGGGGCTTGGCGCTTTAGCTGCGGCGGGGCTCAAGGCCGCGGTTCTGATCGCCACTTGTGAACGGATCGACGTGATCCTGCCCGCGGAGCAACGAGAAGACGAACAGGCGGCGCGGCGTTGGCTAGCCTCGCTCGCCGGTGCCGAATCGCGCCGTCTTGGCGATTCCCTATACCGTTTGTCGGGAGAGGAGGCGCTGCTCCATCTCTGGCGTATCGCCGCTTCGCTCGAAAGTGCGATGCCCGGTGAGCCGCAGGTTCTGGGACAGGTTCGTAAGGCCGAGCGTCTGGCCGAGGAGGCCGGACTTCTTTCGCCACCCCTTGTGGAAGCATTTCAGGCAGCATTTGCCGCAGCCAAGCGGGTGCGCAGCGAAACGGCACTGGGCGAGCGTGCCGTAACCATGGCGTCCGCCGCGCTGCAGGTCGCGCGCGACCTGCATGGCAAACTGGACTCCTGCCGCCTGCTGCTGCTCGGATTGGGCGAGGGGCTAGAGCTTTTCGTCGGTCCCTTCCAATCTGTAGGCGTTCAGCAAGTGCTGGTTTGCCACCCAAACGGGCCGCGCGCCGATGCCGCAGCCCTGCGATTGGGCGCCCATGCCCGCCGTTGGGAAGAAAGGGAGCAGGCGCTGGCGGAAGCGGAGATCGTCATCACAGGCATGGCCTCCGCACATTACAGTCTGGAGCCGGATTTGCTGCGCCGTGTCATAAAGGCAAGGCGACACAGGCCGATATTGGTCATCGACGGAGGTGTGCCCGGCGATGTCAATCCGAGTGCTGGAGAGTTGGAGGATATTTTCCTTTATGATTTCGACGATCTGGAAGGCTTGGCTTTGGCAGGACAATCCCGTCGACGTCTAGCGCTTGAGGATGCAAAAACGATCTTGGCGGAAGAGTTGGAACGGTGGCGTCTCCGGCTCTCGGGCCGTGAAACGGCGGCTCTGCTGCGCGAGGCGGAGATAGGGCTGCGCGCCCTGGAAGCTGATGCCCTATCGGCGGGAGAGGGCTCGGCCGTCAGCCTGCTGCGGCAGCAGCTGTTGGAGCGACTGACTGCGATGGCGCGTGGGCTTGGTCGCCAACAGCCTGAGGAACGCGCCGCGCTCGAACGCTTGATCAAAGGTCTGTTCAGCGCCAGATACGACGACGAGAAGGAGTAG
- the prmC gene encoding peptide chain release factor N(5)-glutamine methyltransferase: MTAGRSGCATAEALLSAATIRLSAAGIEAARREARLLLAQALSCDPQKLFQEPGYSVNGKDQQVFETLVSRRLAGVPLSRLRGWREFWSLRFKLSAETLDPRADSETLIEAALARIKNHDEPLEFLDLGTGSGCLLLALLSEYPNAWGLGIDLSNDAAATASENARALGLDDRAAFLCGDWAASLVCDGARKFDLVVSNPPYINALEFDHLAPEVRLHDPCLALAGGDDGLACYRILIPQVLDLVKEGGLLLLEIGSMQAQAVVGLLSASGWTKISVLKDLAGLDRCIAACR, from the coding sequence ATGACGGCGGGGCGGTCAGGTTGCGCAACGGCGGAGGCGTTGCTGTCGGCTGCGACCATACGTTTGTCCGCAGCCGGGATAGAGGCTGCCCGGAGAGAAGCCCGCTTGCTGTTGGCGCAGGCGTTGAGTTGCGACCCGCAGAAGCTTTTCCAAGAACCCGGGTATTCGGTCAACGGGAAAGATCAGCAGGTGTTTGAGACACTGGTGTCGCGCCGTTTAGCCGGGGTTCCTTTGTCTCGCTTGCGAGGCTGGCGCGAGTTCTGGAGTCTGCGCTTCAAGCTGTCTGCCGAAACGCTGGACCCGCGGGCTGATAGCGAAACCTTGATTGAAGCAGCGTTGGCGCGGATCAAGAATCACGATGAGCCGCTAGAGTTTCTTGACTTGGGGACCGGTTCTGGATGCCTGCTCTTGGCGCTTTTGAGCGAGTATCCCAACGCCTGGGGACTGGGTATTGACCTCAGTAACGATGCCGCGGCTACAGCCTCCGAGAACGCACGTGCCCTCGGATTGGACGACCGAGCGGCATTTCTTTGTGGTGATTGGGCCGCTTCCCTGGTGTGCGACGGCGCCCGCAAATTTGATCTGGTCGTTTCCAACCCCCCTTATATCAATGCCCTTGAATTCGATCATCTGGCGCCGGAGGTTCGCTTGCATGATCCTTGTTTGGCGCTTGCCGGCGGCGACGACGGACTCGCCTGTTATCGAATCCTGATCCCGCAAGTGTTGGATCTGGTCAAAGAGGGTGGGCTTCTGTTATTGGAAATCGGCAGCATGCAAGCGCAAGCCGTTGTAGGCCTCCTTTCCGCTTCTGGATGGACGAAGATATCGGTCTTGAAGGACCTCGCAGGTTTGGATCGTTGTATAGCGGCATGCAGATAA
- a CDS encoding peptidoglycan DD-metalloendopeptidase family protein: MVPGDQSRSRVIKRIAVGTTALLLPILAYSAYSAAVERQAPIGTIEIPLSVTLRPVGQETASRQPLKLESSPVGAEDNAVQAAPAQLASIPETAAPESATPESATPEPATPELATSESTTSTPESIASTAQPGKDFEATLPESNYLFADPMAKAAPGEADGNSETAGTVDSAEDILKHEVLTVSSGDTLMGLLTKMGIERREAYEAIDVLSDVFSPRKLRVGQEIQLAVADEGEAIRLMSLQLRPDIETDVVVDRDGEGQFTALATTRSFEETPEWHRGVIDTSLYQAAIDSGVPLGSMIELIRIFSFDVDFQRDIQPEDSFEVLYDGFFEETGQLAKTGPVRFARLTLSGKERRYYRYTATDGETDYFNEEGKSVRRALMRTPIDGARLSSGYGMRKHPILGYSKMHTGSDFAAPRGTPIYAAGNGKVLKAGRNGGYGNYIRIRHNSRYETAYAHLNGFARGVRQGARVEQGQIIGYVGTTGRSTGPHLHYEVLVDGKQVNPRSIDLPTGRELKGSELARFEVQRQGMERELAELRRAAPQLAQKQSDDCVTETTLKAVTPQTHEPVRIGANDGC, from the coding sequence ATGGTTCCGGGCGATCAAAGCCGTAGCCGCGTCATCAAGCGAATCGCGGTTGGTACTACAGCCTTGTTGCTTCCGATCCTCGCTTATTCAGCCTATTCAGCGGCCGTCGAGCGCCAAGCCCCGATCGGCACCATCGAGATCCCGCTTTCCGTGACGCTCCGTCCGGTTGGCCAGGAAACCGCATCCCGCCAGCCTTTGAAGCTTGAGAGCAGCCCAGTCGGCGCCGAGGACAACGCAGTCCAAGCGGCCCCGGCCCAGCTAGCATCGATTCCCGAAACAGCAGCCCCAGAGTCTGCGACCCCAGAGTCTGCGACCCCAGAGCCTGCAACTCCTGAGTTGGCGACCTCGGAATCCACGACATCAACCCCTGAATCCATTGCATCCACCGCGCAGCCGGGGAAGGACTTCGAAGCGACGCTACCGGAGAGCAACTACCTGTTCGCTGATCCAATGGCCAAGGCTGCGCCGGGCGAAGCAGACGGCAATTCGGAAACCGCCGGTACTGTCGATTCGGCGGAGGATATCCTCAAGCACGAGGTGCTGACGGTTTCCAGCGGCGATACCTTGATGGGTCTCTTGACCAAGATGGGGATCGAACGTCGCGAGGCCTATGAAGCCATCGACGTGCTTTCCGATGTTTTCAGCCCCAGAAAATTACGGGTTGGCCAGGAGATTCAATTGGCCGTCGCCGATGAAGGCGAAGCGATTCGGCTCATGAGTCTGCAACTACGGCCCGACATCGAAACCGACGTGGTCGTCGACCGCGACGGCGAGGGGCAGTTTACCGCGCTAGCCACGACCCGCAGCTTCGAAGAAACACCCGAGTGGCATCGCGGCGTTATCGATACCAGCCTGTACCAGGCGGCTATCGATTCGGGCGTGCCTCTTGGCTCCATGATCGAACTGATAAGAATCTTCAGCTTTGACGTCGACTTCCAACGCGACATCCAACCTGAAGATTCCTTCGAAGTTCTCTATGACGGTTTTTTCGAGGAAACCGGACAGTTGGCGAAAACCGGTCCGGTGCGATTTGCCCGCCTGACGCTATCGGGCAAGGAGCGTCGCTACTATCGCTATACCGCGACCGATGGCGAGACGGATTACTTCAATGAGGAAGGAAAATCCGTGCGGCGCGCCCTCATGCGCACACCAATCGACGGCGCCCGCCTGTCCTCCGGCTACGGCATGCGCAAGCATCCGATCCTGGGCTATAGCAAAATGCATACCGGGTCGGATTTCGCCGCCCCCAGAGGCACACCGATCTACGCGGCCGGTAACGGCAAGGTGCTAAAGGCTGGCCGCAACGGCGGCTATGGCAACTACATTCGAATTCGGCACAATAGCCGTTACGAAACGGCCTATGCACATTTGAATGGATTCGCACGCGGTGTCCGACAGGGCGCGCGCGTCGAACAAGGACAGATCATCGGTTATGTCGGCACCACCGGACGCTCCACTGGTCCGCATTTGCACTATGAAGTGTTAGTCGATGGCAAGCAGGTAAATCCGCGTTCCATCGACCTCCCGACCGGAAGAGAGCTGAAGGGCAGCGAGTTGGCGCGCTTCGAAGTGCAGCGCCAGGGCATGGAGCGTGAGCTGGCCGAGCTTCGCCGTGCAGCCCCACAACTTGCGCAAAAGCAGTCCGACGATTGCGTCACAGAGACAACGCTAAAAGCCGTTACTCCACAGACTCACGAACCGGTACGCATCGGCGCAAATGACGGTTGCTGA
- the prfA gene encoding peptide chain release factor 1: MSLEQSLSRLEERYRDIQQEIAGHANPGSAEYTQLLRELSEMEPVIAKAAEWQSGVKEFAELEQMIEDRSTDSEMRELAREEYYALKERLPMLEREVQLLLIPKDADDERNAILEIRPGTGGDEASLFAADLLRMYQRYAELQGWRFEPIDVSETDVGGVKEASVAVSGRGVFARLKFESGVHRVQRIPTTESGGRIHTSAATVAVLPEVEEVDIAVAEKDLRIDVYRSSGPGGQSVNTTDSAVRITHLPTGLVVICQDEKSQHKNKAKAMKVLRARLYEQKRQKLEDERAAERRTQVGSGDRSERIRTYNFPQNRVSDHRINLTLYKLDKVVVGEALDEVIDALITEDQAARLAAVEEA, encoded by the coding sequence GTGAGTCTTGAACAATCTTTGTCCCGCTTGGAAGAGCGATACCGAGATATCCAGCAGGAAATTGCAGGCCACGCAAATCCTGGATCGGCTGAATACACGCAGCTTTTGCGTGAGCTATCTGAAATGGAGCCGGTGATCGCCAAGGCGGCCGAATGGCAGTCCGGGGTTAAGGAGTTCGCGGAACTTGAGCAGATGATCGAAGATCGTTCCACCGACAGCGAGATGCGCGAATTGGCCCGCGAAGAGTACTACGCCCTCAAGGAGCGGCTTCCGATGTTGGAGCGCGAGGTGCAGTTGCTCTTGATTCCGAAGGACGCCGATGATGAGCGTAACGCCATTTTGGAGATTCGGCCCGGCACAGGCGGCGACGAGGCGTCCCTTTTTGCGGCCGATCTGTTGCGAATGTATCAGCGCTACGCGGAACTCCAGGGCTGGCGGTTTGAGCCCATCGATGTCTCCGAAACCGACGTCGGCGGCGTTAAGGAAGCAAGTGTGGCCGTTTCCGGACGCGGGGTTTTCGCACGGTTGAAGTTTGAATCCGGCGTACATCGCGTGCAGCGCATTCCCACGACCGAATCCGGCGGCCGCATTCATACCTCTGCCGCGACCGTTGCAGTCCTTCCAGAGGTGGAAGAGGTGGATATTGCGGTTGCTGAAAAAGATCTTCGGATCGATGTCTACCGTTCCAGCGGCCCAGGCGGACAGTCGGTGAACACAACGGACAGCGCCGTTCGCATCACGCATCTGCCGACCGGACTTGTGGTGATCTGCCAGGACGAAAAGAGCCAGCACAAGAATAAGGCCAAGGCGATGAAGGTGTTGCGCGCCAGGCTCTATGAGCAAAAGCGGCAAAAACTCGAGGATGAACGCGCCGCCGAAAGGCGCACGCAGGTCGGAAGCGGTGATCGATCCGAACGTATTCGGACCTATAATTTCCCGCAGAACCGGGTCAGCGATCACCGTATCAACCTGACACTCTATAAGCTGGACAAGGTGGTCGTTGGAGAGGCCCTGGACGAGGTGATCGACGCCTTGATCACCGAAGACCAAGCAGCGCGGCTGGCAGCGGTCGAGGAAGCATGA
- a CDS encoding MOSC domain-containing protein produces MNATLEQIWRYPVKSLDGQALQEVSVAADCLLPHDRRFAISYGSRNQVIDGRWASKNSFFNLMRDEKLAQLRVTFDVDSGVMSILRGGRRVAQGNVTEPLGRMILEQFLTAYLAESGRGPVKLQERHEHGFTDVEEPVVSLVNLASISDLERVLGQPADPRRFRANLLIAGLAAWEERSWLGKRLRIGDVEVHVMTPIGRCAATEVNPESGRRDLMVLKGLARGFSHSEMGVYARIIRGGKLGVGDTVERLP; encoded by the coding sequence ATGAACGCCACGCTCGAGCAAATTTGGCGTTACCCGGTCAAAAGCCTGGATGGCCAAGCTTTACAGGAAGTCTCCGTAGCTGCCGATTGCCTGCTTCCACATGACCGTCGCTTTGCCATCTCCTACGGCAGCCGTAATCAGGTAATCGATGGCCGTTGGGCTAGCAAGAACAGCTTTTTCAATTTGATGCGCGACGAGAAACTGGCCCAATTGCGGGTTACTTTCGACGTGGACAGTGGGGTCATGTCGATCCTGCGAGGGGGCCGACGGGTCGCGCAGGGCAACGTCACCGAACCATTGGGCAGAATGATTCTAGAACAGTTCCTGACGGCCTATCTGGCGGAAAGCGGACGGGGTCCGGTCAAACTCCAGGAACGCCACGAGCATGGCTTCACCGATGTCGAGGAGCCCGTGGTCTCGCTTGTCAATCTCGCGTCGATATCGGACCTGGAAAGAGTATTGGGCCAACCGGCGGACCCACGCAGGTTCCGCGCTAATCTCCTGATTGCGGGCTTAGCCGCCTGGGAGGAGCGCAGTTGGCTCGGTAAGCGGCTGCGCATTGGCGATGTTGAAGTTCATGTCATGACGCCCATCGGGCGCTGCGCGGCAACCGAGGTCAACCCGGAAAGCGGAAGACGTGATCTTATGGTCCTGAAAGGACTGGCTCGCGGGTTTAGTCATAGCGAGATGGGCGTTTACGCCCGGATCATCCGAGGCGGCAAACTGGGCGTCGGCGATACCGTCGAACGGCTGCCCTGA
- a CDS encoding DUF4167 domain-containing protein: protein MRPGSNARRPRGRPHRRQGGGGVPNKNQNFDSNGPDGRVRGNAHQVYEKYIGLARDAQTAGDRILSESHLQHAEHYFRIVNDSMDPHDENRRRINGHDGQDGHQGRHGGNDGSHDADQQSDQPHAADSNESGGLSDQQEHASDGNRQDDHAPRRRGRRPGSRDTRPESRDRDTQASPLPVTDVVPATAPSEASASAVEGDGPQPQAEPQPKRRGRPRKVRSDESVETSGSSTTEPVES, encoded by the coding sequence ATGAGACCAGGTTCCAATGCACGGCGGCCTCGTGGCCGTCCTCACCGTCGCCAGGGTGGCGGTGGAGTTCCCAACAAGAACCAGAATTTCGACAGCAACGGCCCTGACGGGCGCGTGCGCGGTAACGCTCATCAAGTATACGAGAAGTATATCGGGTTAGCGCGCGACGCGCAGACGGCGGGGGACCGGATACTTTCGGAATCGCACCTGCAGCATGCGGAGCACTACTTTCGGATCGTGAACGATTCGATGGATCCGCATGACGAGAACCGGCGCAGGATCAACGGGCATGATGGCCAGGACGGGCATCAGGGTCGCCATGGCGGTAATGATGGGTCTCACGATGCAGATCAGCAAAGCGATCAGCCACATGCTGCCGATTCCAATGAGTCCGGAGGACTATCGGATCAGCAGGAGCATGCCAGCGATGGCAATCGCCAGGACGATCACGCGCCTCGTCGTAGAGGGCGTCGCCCCGGTAGCCGGGATACCAGACCCGAAAGCCGGGACCGCGATACCCAGGCCTCGCCACTTCCGGTAACCGATGTAGTTCCTGCTACGGCTCCTTCCGAAGCATCTGCATCTGCGGTGGAGGGTGATGGGCCTCAGCCCCAGGCAGAGCCTCAGCCCAAACGCCGCGGTCGGCCGCGCAAAGTGCGTAGCGACGAATCCGTTGAGACCTCCGGTTCATCGACTACCGAACCAGTCGAGTCTTGA
- the clpB gene encoding ATP-dependent chaperone ClpB, which produces MNLEHYTERSRGFVQAAQGLALRQNHQQLTPLHLLKVLLDDKEGLAANLIRKAGGDPARALSGVDAELKKVPAVEGSAAGQVYLTPELARVFQQAEQIAEKAGDSYVTAERLLLALAMPNAGKAADILKAATITPQTLNQAVEELRKGRTAQSANAEEGYDALKKYTRDLTAVAREGKLDPVIGRDEEIRRTVQVLSRRTKNNPVLIGEPGVGKTAIVEGLAQRIVAGDIPETLRNKKLLSLDLGALVAGAKFRGEFEERLKAVLQEIADAEGQVVVFIDELHTLVGAGKADGAMDASNMLKPALARGDLHCVGATTLDEYRQHIEKDAALARRFQPVFVAEPNVEDTVSILRGLKEKYELHHGVRITDAAIVAAATLSNRYITDRFLPDKAIDLIDEAASKLRIEVDSKPEAIDELDRRLVQLKIEQAALKKESDEASKDRLGKLEKEIAELDQRSSEMTGQWQAEKDKLGAQQRLKEQLDQARAELEIAQREGKLDRASELKYGTLPDLERKLQEAVSVGGHHMLKEEVTDSDVAGIVSRWTGIPVDKMLEGERDKLLRMEDALHGRVVGQEEAVTAVSNAVRRARAGLQDPNRPIGSFLFLGPTGVGKTELTKALANFLFDDETAMVRLDMSEYMEKHAVSRIIGAPPGYVGYEQGGALTEAVRRRPYQVILFDEIEKAHPDVFNVLLQVLDDGRLTDGQGRTVDFRNTLIVMTSNLGSEILAAQPEGQEAEAVRDQVMEVVRSAFRPEFLNRLDEVLLFHRLQRSQMAGIVDIQLGHLRRLLEDRKMRLELDESARHWLAEAGYDAVYGARPLKRVIQHRLQNPLASLILEGQIGDGQTIKVSVEQDHLVINGRAVAAEAA; this is translated from the coding sequence ATGAACTTGGAACACTACACCGAGCGTTCGCGCGGATTCGTTCAGGCCGCCCAGGGCTTGGCACTCCGGCAAAACCATCAACAACTTACACCCCTGCATCTTCTGAAAGTCCTTTTGGACGACAAGGAAGGGTTAGCGGCGAACCTAATCCGTAAGGCTGGCGGGGATCCCGCGCGCGCCTTGAGCGGTGTTGATGCGGAATTAAAGAAAGTACCGGCCGTGGAAGGTAGCGCGGCGGGGCAAGTATACTTGACTCCCGAGCTCGCGCGCGTCTTCCAGCAAGCGGAGCAAATTGCCGAGAAGGCCGGCGATTCCTACGTGACCGCGGAGCGGTTGCTGCTGGCATTGGCCATGCCAAATGCCGGCAAGGCCGCGGATATTTTGAAAGCCGCGACGATTACGCCGCAAACTTTGAATCAGGCAGTTGAGGAGTTACGCAAGGGGCGAACAGCGCAATCGGCTAACGCTGAAGAAGGGTACGATGCACTCAAGAAGTACACACGCGATCTGACGGCTGTGGCCCGAGAGGGCAAGCTTGATCCGGTAATCGGCCGAGACGAAGAGATCCGGCGGACGGTTCAGGTGTTGTCCCGGCGAACCAAGAACAATCCCGTTCTGATCGGCGAGCCCGGTGTTGGCAAAACAGCGATCGTAGAAGGCTTGGCGCAGCGTATCGTCGCCGGCGACATCCCCGAAACGTTGCGCAACAAAAAGCTCTTGTCACTGGATCTCGGGGCGCTGGTAGCCGGGGCGAAGTTCCGCGGCGAGTTTGAAGAACGGTTGAAGGCGGTCTTGCAGGAGATCGCCGATGCCGAGGGGCAGGTTGTGGTCTTCATCGACGAACTTCACACGCTGGTGGGCGCTGGTAAGGCCGATGGCGCAATGGACGCGTCCAACATGTTGAAGCCCGCGCTGGCGCGGGGTGACCTGCATTGTGTCGGTGCGACCACGCTCGACGAGTATCGGCAGCACATAGAAAAGGACGCAGCACTCGCGCGGCGCTTTCAGCCGGTTTTTGTTGCGGAGCCGAATGTCGAGGACACGGTGTCCATTCTGCGGGGCTTGAAGGAGAAGTATGAGCTTCATCACGGCGTGCGGATCACCGATGCTGCCATCGTTGCCGCGGCGACGCTGTCAAACCGCTATATTACGGACCGGTTTCTTCCGGACAAAGCCATCGACCTGATCGACGAGGCGGCGAGCAAGCTGCGGATCGAGGTCGATTCAAAGCCGGAAGCCATCGACGAGCTTGATCGACGGCTGGTGCAGTTGAAGATCGAGCAGGCGGCCCTGAAAAAGGAAAGTGACGAGGCTTCCAAGGACCGCCTTGGTAAGTTGGAAAAGGAAATCGCTGAACTGGACCAGCGTTCGTCCGAAATGACCGGCCAGTGGCAGGCGGAAAAGGATAAGTTGGGCGCTCAGCAGCGGCTTAAAGAGCAGCTTGATCAGGCGCGTGCGGAATTGGAGATTGCCCAGCGTGAGGGCAAGCTCGATCGTGCATCTGAGTTGAAGTATGGCACGCTGCCTGATTTGGAGCGCAAGCTTCAAGAGGCCGTTTCGGTCGGTGGGCATCACATGCTGAAGGAAGAAGTGACGGATTCCGATGTTGCTGGGATCGTGTCCCGTTGGACTGGAATTCCCGTCGATAAGATGCTTGAGGGTGAGCGCGACAAGTTGCTGCGGATGGAGGATGCCCTGCACGGCCGGGTGGTCGGGCAGGAAGAGGCCGTCACCGCCGTTTCCAATGCGGTACGTCGGGCCCGTGCGGGATTGCAGGACCCCAATCGTCCCATCGGTTCTTTCCTGTTCCTGGGACCAACCGGCGTCGGCAAGACGGAGTTGACCAAGGCGCTGGCCAACTTTCTTTTCGATGACGAGACGGCAATGGTGCGGCTGGACATGTCGGAGTACATGGAAAAACACGCGGTTTCGCGCATCATCGGAGCGCCGCCGGGATACGTCGGTTACGAACAGGGCGGTGCCCTGACCGAGGCGGTGCGGCGCAGGCCCTATCAGGTGATCCTTTTCGACGAAATCGAAAAGGCGCATCCGGATGTCTTCAACGTGCTGCTTCAGGTGCTCGATGACGGGCGGTTGACGGACGGCCAGGGTCGCACGGTCGATTTCCGCAACACCCTGATTGTCATGACCTCCAACCTGGGTTCGGAGATTCTTGCTGCACAGCCCGAGGGACAGGAGGCCGAAGCGGTCCGCGATCAGGTTATGGAGGTGGTGCGCAGCGCCTTCCGGCCGGAGTTTTTGAACCGGCTGGATGAAGTTCTGCTGTTCCATCGGCTCCAGCGGTCGCAGATGGCCGGGATCGTCGATATCCAACTGGGACATCTGCGCCGTCTGCTGGAAGACCGTAAGATGCGCCTGGAACTTGACGAGTCCGCCCGCCACTGGCTGGCTGAGGCAGGTTATGATGCCGTCTATGGGGCACGCCCCTTGAAGCGGGTCATCCAGCACCGCCTCCAGAACCCGCTGGCGTCATTGATCCTGGAAGGGCAGATAGGCGACGGCCAAACCATAAAGGTTTCGGTTGAACAGGATCACTTGGTCATCAACGGCCGAGCGGTGGCAGCCGAGGCCGCCTGA
- the sodC gene encoding superoxide dismutase family protein, whose translation MLKNAFFATATGLAIISACLQSANANEVAVEMHLISGMGVGNAIGTVTLSDSDNGLLLKINLSDKLAPGPHGFHIHENPSCDAADKDGAMVAGLAAGGHFDPAGTGTHGGPSGEGHLGDLPILFVQISEDGATATKHTLVAPRLTVADVLGRSLMIHESGDNFRDEPKPLGGGGGRVACGIIPQG comes from the coding sequence ATGTTGAAGAACGCGTTCTTCGCTACGGCTACCGGCCTTGCGATCATTTCTGCTTGTCTCCAATCTGCCAACGCCAATGAGGTGGCTGTCGAAATGCACCTCATAAGCGGTATGGGCGTTGGTAACGCTATCGGCACCGTGACGCTGTCGGATAGCGACAACGGCCTGCTTCTGAAGATCAATCTTTCAGATAAGCTCGCTCCAGGACCTCATGGGTTTCACATACATGAGAATCCCAGTTGCGATGCAGCCGACAAAGATGGCGCGATGGTCGCCGGTTTGGCTGCCGGTGGACACTTCGACCCGGCAGGCACGGGAACCCATGGTGGTCCTTCCGGTGAAGGTCATCTTGGCGACTTGCCGATTCTCTTCGTACAGATTTCCGAAGACGGCGCCACGGCAACCAAACATACCCTGGTTGCGCCGCGCTTGACGGTCGCCGACGTGCTCGGAAGGTCCCTCATGATCCATGAGAGCGGCGACAATTTCCGCGATGAACCCAAGCCATTGGGCGGCGGTGGCGGGCGTGTTGCTTGCGGCATCATTCCGCAAGGGTAA